One Branchiostoma floridae strain S238N-H82 chromosome 15, Bfl_VNyyK, whole genome shotgun sequence DNA window includes the following coding sequences:
- the LOC118431506 gene encoding vitamin D3 hydroxylase-associated protein-like produces MSDFVVDFCWDVLEDSRLPLVFCTTLVGVLTVYVGRKFYTRQQYKRKVQRKNEERQKALQDVLKSLDTDDKDISDINEILTLTLPQLTQQLKDGQLSAVQVLQAYQKKALAVHGGINCITEPIPNALARAQELDSTDQKSGLLYGVPVSIKDNINIKGMANTLGLVKYLENYAEEDSVIVRVLKKQGAVPFVKTNVPQLLFDIGCGNPLFGTTLNPRDPTRSPGGSSGGEAALIGGGGSILGIGNDVGGSIRIPAHFCGICGFKPTANRLSKKGYFTAAPGQQGLVSTCGPMARDVDSLVLVMKALLVPDMFQLDPLVPPIPFRHEIYISKRPLKIGYFLDWELALAAPALTRAVKVTKEALEKAGHNLVLFQPPKSDHAFQDIIPKCLLADGGETIRSRMSGEMADPRLKAMMPYLTMSYFWRKVVGFLLKPISPRVSRGMSHRLLRTIYDLWQRLVEREEYVREFLSTWEEADIDVLLCPAFPIPAFKYKGTRAIPETTYYTNIFNLLNFPAGVVPVTKVTEEDDRLLDDIIGSKKDPFDRNVLKVAKGAVDMPVAVQCVALPWQEEACLRLMKEVETVCKM; encoded by the exons ATGTCGGATTTTGTTGTAGACTTCTGCTGGGATGTTTTGGAAGATTCCCGCTTACCGTTGGTTTTCTGTACCACGTTGGTCGGTGTCCTGACCGTCTATGTGGGACGTAAGTTCTACACAAGGCAACAGTACAAGCGGAAAGTCCAGAGGAAGAACGAAGAAAGGCAAAAGGCTCTTCAAGACGTCTTGAAATCCTTAGATACTGATGATAAG GACATATCGGACATAAATGAGATCTTGACCCTGACCTTGCCTCAGCTCACACAGCAGCTGAAAGATGGACAGCTGTCAGCTGTACAGGTGCTACAGGCATACCAGAAGAAG gcTCTTGCAGTACACGGTGGTATAAACTGTATCACTGAACCCATCCCGAACGCACTC GCGAGAGCCCAGGAATTAGACAGCACCGATCAAAAGTCGGGTCTACTGTATGGAGTCCCCGTGTCAATCAAAGACAACATCAATATCAAG GGGATGGCGAATACCCTGGGTCTAGTGAAGTACCTGGAAAACTACGCCGAGGAAGACTCTGTTATCGTCCGTGTGTTGAAGAAACAAGGGGCGGTGCCTTTTGTGAAGACCAACGTGCCTCAGCTACTGTTCGA TATTGGATGCGGAAACCCGTTGTTTGGTACGACGCTGAACCCACGTGACCCCACCCGTAGTCCTGGCGGGTCGTCAGGAGGAGAGGCGGCGCTGATTGGTGGAGGAGGATCCATCCTCGGCATCGGTAATGACGTAGGCGGCAGCATCCGCATTCCCGCGCACTTCTGCGGAATCTGCGGCTTCAAACCTACTGCTAACAGGCTGAG CAAAAAGGGGTACTTCACTGCTGCCCCGGGTCAACAAGGAC TGGTCAGTACGTGTGGTCCGATGGCCCGAGACGTGGACAGTCTGGTGCTGGTGATGAAGGCTCTACTGGTACCGGACATGTTCCAACTGGACCCTCTGGTGCCGCCTATACCATTCAGACACGAG ATATATATATCGAAGAGGCCCCTGAAGATTGGCTACTTTCTAGACTGGGAGCTGGCCTTGGCTGCACCAGCTCTTACAAGGGCAGTGAAGGTCACCAAGGAGGCACTGGAGAAAGCTGGGCACAAT CTTGTGCTATTCCAGCCTCCAAAAAGTGACCACGCTTTCCAGGACATCATTCCTAAATGTCTTCTGGCTGATGGCGGGGAAACTATCCGTAGCCGTAT GTCTGGTGAAATGGCGGACCCACGTCTGAAAGCCATGATGCCTTATCTAACGATGTCGTACTTCTGGCGAAAGGTTGTTGGATTCTTACTGAAACCAATC TCGCCTCGGGTATCAAGGGGGATGTCTCACCGCCTTCTTCG GACCATATATGACCTGTGGCAAAGACTAGTGGAGCGAGAG gaatACGTAAGGGAGTTCTTGTCGACTTGGGAAGAAGCCGATATCGATGTTCTTCTGTGCCCTGCATTTCCAATACCTGCTTTTAAATACAAAGGAACACGTGCGATACCGG AAACTACATACTACACAAATATCTTCAACCTCCTGAACTTTCCCGCCGGCGTGGTCCCTGTTACTAAGGTAACGGAGGAAGACGACAGGCTGCTGGATGACATCATCGGATCTAAGAAGGACCCGTTTGACAGAAATGTTTTGAAG GTTGCCAAAGGTGCAGTTGACATGCCGGTCGCCGTGCAGTGTGTGGCGCTGCCGTGGCAGGAGGAGGCCTGCCTCAGGCTCATGAAGGAAGTGGAGactgtctgtaaaatgtaa